TGACGGCAAAGGAATATATGCAGTCCTTTGCGCAGGATAACGGCTTCTGGGATGACGACAAGGTTTGCCAAGCCTATATAATCGCCTTAGGCGTAAATGACATATTGAATATGAAGCAAGAAATAGGAAGCGTTTCTGACATAGATTTAAAGGACTATAACAACAATAAGGACACCTTTGCAGGCTGGTATTCAAGAATAATTCAGCGCTTAAAGGAAAAACAGCCCAAGGCAAGATTTTTCCTTGTAACTATGCCTCAAAATGAAAACGGCCCCGTATCAAAGGAGCATACTGAGCTGTTATATGAGCTGTCAAAGCTTTTTGAATATACATACGTTATAGATTTAGATAAATATGCTCCCGTCTATGACGAACAATTCAGAAAAATATTCTATTTAAGCGGTCATTTAAACGCCGCAGGCTACGTCTTTACAGCAAAAATTATGGAAAGCTACATCGATTACATAATAAGACACAATATGGACGATTTTTGCCAAATCGGCTTCGTAGGCACAGAATACCACAACGTAAAATATAAATGGTAAAATTCCCCAAACC
This Oscillospiraceae bacterium DNA region includes the following protein-coding sequences:
- a CDS encoding SGNH/GDSL hydrolase family protein; its protein translation is MDYINYYKFNDKAEKPLERIVEDGGFCKIFRTIGCVGDSLSSGEFESLDEQGNIGYHDLYEYSWGQFLARDCGCKVFNFSRGGMTAKEYMQSFAQDNGFWDDDKVCQAYIIALGVNDILNMKQEIGSVSDIDLKDYNNNKDTFAGWYSRIIQRLKEKQPKARFFLVTMPQNENGPVSKEHTELLYELSKLFEYTYVIDLDKYAPVYDEQFRKIFYLSGHLNAAGYVFTAKIMESYIDYIIRHNMDDFCQIGFVGTEYHNVKYKW